A portion of the Macaca mulatta isolate MMU2019108-1 chromosome 2, T2T-MMU8v2.0, whole genome shotgun sequence genome contains these proteins:
- the PDHB gene encoding pyruvate dehydrogenase E1 component subunit beta, mitochondrial (The RefSeq protein has 1 substitution compared to this genomic sequence), giving the protein MAAVSGLVRRPLREVSGLLKRRFHWTAPTALQVTVRDAINQGMDEELERDEKVFLLGEEVAQYDGAYKVSRGLWKKYGDKRIIDTPISEMGFAGIAVGAAMAGLRPICEFMTFNFSMQAIDQVINSAAKTYYMSGGLQPVPIVFRGPNGASAGVAAQHSQCFAAWYGHCPGLKVVSPWNSEDAKGLIKSAIRDNNPVVVLENELMYGVPFEFPPEAQSKDFLIPIGKAKIERQGTHITVVSHSRPVGHCLEAAAVLSKEGVECEVINMRTIRPMDMETIEASVMKTNHLVTVEGGWPQFGVGAEICARIMEGPAFNFLDAPAVRVTGADVPMPYAKILEDNSIPQVKDIIFAIKKTLNI; this is encoded by the exons ATGGCGGCGGTATCTGGCTTGGTGCGGAGACCCCTTCGAGAG GTCTCCGGGCTGCTGAAGAGGCGCTTTCACTGGACCGCCCCGGCTGCGCTGCAG GTGACAGTTCGTGATGCTATAAATCAGGGTATGGATGAGGAGCTGGAAAGAGATGAGAAGGTATTTCTGCTTGGAGAAGAAGTTGCCCAGTACGATGGGGCATACAAG GTTAGTCGAGGGCTGTGGAAGAAATATGGAGACAAGAGGATTATTGACACTCCCATATCAGAG atGGGCTTTGCTGGAATTGCTGTAGGTGCAGCTATG gctgggTTGCGGCCCATTTGTGAATTTATGACCTTCAATTTCTCCATGCAAGCCATTGACCAGGTTATAAACTCAGCTGCCAAGACCTACTACATGTCTGGTGGCCTTCAgcctgtgcctatagtcttcagggGGCCCAATGGTGCCTCAGCAGGTGTAGCTGCCCAGCACTCACAGTGCTTTGCTGCCTGGTATGGGCACTGCCCAGGCTTAAAGGTGGTCAGTCCCTGGAATTCAGAGGATGCTAAAGGACTTATTAAATCAGCCATTCGGGATAACAATCCAG tCGTGGTGCTAGAGAATGAATTGATGTATGGGGTTCCTTTTGAATTTCCTCCGGAAGCTCAGTCAAAAGATTTTCTGATTCCTATTGGAAAAGCCAAAATAGAAAGGCAAG GAACACATATAACTGTGGTTTCCCATTCGAGACCTGTGGGCCACTGCTTAGAAGCTGCAGCAGTGCTATCTAAAGAGGGAGTTGAATGTGAG GTGATAAATATGCGTACCATCAGACCAATGGACATGGAAACCATAGAAGCCAGTGTCATGAAGACAAATCATCTCGTaactgtggaaggaggctggccACAGTTTGGAGTAGGAGCTGAAATCTGTGCCAGGATCATGGAAG GTCCTGCGTTCAATTTCCTGGATGCTCCTGCTGTTCGTGTCACTGGTGCTGACGTCCCTATGCCTTATGCAAAGATTCTAGAAGACAACTCTATACCTCAGGTCAAAGACATCATATTTgcaataaagaaaacattaaatatttag